The genomic window GACCATCCATGATATCGATGTGGGCATATTCAGCCCCAGTTGCTTCTAAGCGTTTGATTTCACGTTCAAAGTTGGCATAATCCGCTGCCAGAATTGACGGAGCAATCTTGTATTGAGACATAGGTTTCTCCTTATTTTGGAATTTTTTTGCTGACTTTTTTATAGGTTTCTCTACGATTTTCAATCTCACTGAGGAATTGCAGGTAGTTGTCAAAACGGAAGGTAGCAATGATGCCCTCTTCTACTGCTGGTTTTACAGCGCAAGATGGCTCATGGGTATGGGTACAAGTGCGGAATTTACAATCACGACTGACACTAGCAATCTCTGGAAAAGCCTGATTCAGATCTTCTGCTGTTGTTACTTCGTAATCCAGCGATGAAAAACCTGGTGTGTCTGCGATTTTCCCACCATTGAGATTGTAAAAACTAACCGCTCGAGTAGTGTGACGACCACGACCCAGACTGTCTGAGATTTCTCCCGTTTCTAGATTGAGATCAGGTGCGATTTTATTGAGCAAAGTTGACTTTCCAACACCCGTCTGCCCCATGAAGACCGTAATCTTGCCTGTCAACAAGGGTAAAAGTTCTTCTTTACTCGTCACAAAATCGTAACCAATAGCACGATAGGTTTTCTCGTAGAAATCCAGTTCTCTCCTATCCTCTAGTAAGTCCATTTTGGAAATATAGACGATAGGATGAATGCCCTTGTGCTCCAAAAGAACCAAGAACCGATCCAATAAGTTGCTATTAAAGTCAGGCTCTTTGACCGACATGATCACCACAGCTTGGTCAATATTGACAATCGGTGGACGAACCAGACTATTTTTTCGTTCGTGAATCTTGAGAATATAACCTTCGGAATTTTCCTCCGCAGAAAAATCTACCCAATCTCCAACATAGGGCGTATGACCCTTTTTACGAAAATTTCCACGCGCGCGTGTTTGATAAACCTGACCATCACTCTCCACATAGTAGAATCCGGCCAAAGCTTTAATGATTTGTCCCTGCATCCTAGAGTCCTTGTCCTTTAAGCGCATCTGCTAGACTAGCGAATTCTTCTAAGCCAAGAGCTTCACCGCGTACACTTGGGGATAGTCCTGCCTGATCCAATGCCTTAGTCAATTTATCCTTGATTTCATCAGTCTTGCCAAAGTAACCTGTCAGATTATTCCACAAGGTCTTACGACGATGGATAAAACTAGCCTTGGAAACTTTAAAGAAGAATTTCTCGTCTTCCACTGCTACAGCCGGTTCTGGGCGACGTACCATTTTCAGGATAGCTGAATCCACATTTGGTGCTGGCACAAAGACCGTACGAGGTACGATAAAAGCAACCTTAGCTGTCATGTAATACTGAACGGCAATCGACAAGCTGCCGTAAGCCTTGGTATTGGGCTTAGCAGAGATACGATCTGCCACTTCTTTTTGCATCATAACCACAAACTCACTAAAAGGAATGCCACTTTCAATCAAGTGCATGAGAATAGGCGTCGTGATATAGTAGGGCAAGTTGGCTACTACCTTGATTGGTAAGTCAGGATTTTTAAAATTCTGGATGTGCTGTGCCAAGTCAACTTTTAGAATGTCCTCGTTGACTACGGTCACATTGTCAAAATCTCGCAAGGTATCGGCTAGGATTGGTACCAAGCGGTGGTCGATCTCAAATGCCATGACTTGAGCTGCACGCTCAGCCAAAAATTCTGTCAAGGCACCAATCCCTGGCCCGATTTCGATAACATTAACCTGATCATCAATTTCAGCTGTATCCACGATTTTTTGAAGGATATTGGTATCCGTCAAGAAATTTTGCCCGAAAGATTTTTTAAAGGTAAAACCGTGACGCTCCAGCACTGCCTTGGTCACGCTATAATCTGCAATTCTCATTTATTCTCTTTTCTATCTCTTAACCATCATATAAAAAATCAACCTAATTACTAGTGCAAGTATGAGCAAATATACTATACCATTCCTCCACTTGTTCGCTTTTGTATCGGCTCCAGTCATATCGTCCCCTTGCTTATCATCTTGAGGGTTCATTTTATTTAGTTCATCCTGATAGGCAACCGAATCTAGAATATTGTCTTCTGGCAATAATTCTGAAGCATAATAGTCAGGAAAGCCCATAGCAAGACCAATTAGGTTCTTATCCGTTAGAGAAAAGTCCAAATCTTTTGGTTGATTTTCCCGAATAGCTCGGATATTTTTTAACAGTTTATCAGCGACTACAGAGACTTGGTCCATAAAAACTACATCCAAAAGATCAAATCCTAACACATCACCATCTTTTACGTTTGCAAGAATATAACGAACAAAGGCATCATATAGTTTCAAGGCTTGTGGGACATTATCTTCTAAAAAAGAGCGGTTTTGGAGGGCGTTTTGCTGGAATTTTTCAATAGGAAGCAAGATATCTACATTCTGCTCTTGGTAAAACTTTTCTGCTTGCTCTTCATCTTCTTCGAGTTTTTCTGCTGTTTCCCAGAGAGCAATAGGAGCTTTTAAATCTTCTTCATCCCAAAACAATTGCCAAAAATAAGGTATTGTGTAAATTCCCTCTGTTAGAATACGGGCTTCATCTCCGTTTTTTAAGTAAATATAACTTCTATTTGCCATATCGTTTCCTTTCACAATCTTTGAAAAAGGTTACTGGTTCAAGTAAGTGTGGATAAAACTATAAAGTTTCCCAATGTAAAGATCTTTCTAATCTTGAGCTCTTCCTTCTTGTTCCTCACTAAGTTTTTGCATGTCTCTAAAAGCTGTTAGACTAACATAGGCACCCGCTTCATAGTATTCCGTTGGGTTTATAGCATAGTCAAAGCCTTCAATCATGCCTCCCGCTTCTTCAATCATGCCATTCCATTTTTCGTCAAAGACCATTCGCAGACGTTTCCAATCGGTAAATACCGGCACAGAATTTCTGCCATCTTTTCCTTCTTTGACTGGAATGTTGAAACTAGAATCTTTTTCCAAGACAAAGGAGCTTCCTTCCTGACTATCGTCCTTAAATTCCGAAGCAGCATCTAAAGGAATTAGGAATTTTGCTTTCAGCATAGCTTCAGAGAAGAACTTATAATAGAGTTTGTAAATTACTTCTTCATCTTCTGTCGTCGGGCTATCCAGTTGTCCCATTAACAGCATCCATCTTACTAGGTCAGGGTTCATTACAGGAACTTGTATTTCAGGCAAATCAGAAAAATCTGGTTTTTGAACTAAGGCAGAGGCACTGATGCTGACTTCCTTGGAATTAAAGATTGCTCCCAAGGCACCATTTAAGTAAAAGGCTGTCCCAAGGAAATTTTCAATCCCTTTTTTATCTTCCGTATTTTCAATCAGTTTTACGACTGAGTTTGGTCGACTATCAATGGTTTCCTTAAATTGGCGATACCAAGATGGTGTCAAAAGCATGATCATGGGATCAGTACATAGGTATCCCTCTTCTCCCCTGTCATAGGTCGTTGAGAAAAGATAGGGTTCACCTGTTTTTTCTGAATAAACTGCATAAACAGAATCTGCTGCTAACAACTTATCCTTGACAATTTCTGCTAGACGCTCCAACTTGCGGGTGTTAGCTTGATAGCTTTCTTCACTTTCAGTTTCCTGATTTTGACGGCATTTCCATAAAAAGAGGCGTAAAATCTCTACGCTATCATCAAGACTAGATGCCAAATAGTCTTCATTAGTCAATTGACCTTCTTGAATGGCTACAAAAGCACGATAAAGAGCATCTGAATAGCTAGATAATTTTTGCTCTTCCTCAATACCTGAACTAAAGAGCACACTTCCTTTTTTCAGTTTATCCAAAGAAGGAATCCTATCAACCACTAGATGGGCAAGAACTTCATCAGTTAGACTATCTGCATCTTTGTTTTGACTGCTGAGTTTTTTAACCTCTACAGAGCCAAGAATTTCCATTCCTTGGTCGGGATTGCAAAATTGCAACTGATCTCCAACCTTGATACTTCCTTCTAGACTCCCAACAATCAATAATTGATTCGTTTCCTTCATCGGGAACAAATCTAGAACTCCCAAACAAGCATTGCCTTTCGCCTCTTCTGTTTCCTTATTGGATTCAGTTGTTTTTGTTGTTTCTGTCTTTTTTAAAAAATCAAAGATTCCCATAACTTTTCCTCATTGTCTCCACTTAGCACAAAGCCTATGGAGTCACTTTTCTAATGCTTGCAAGCAAGCCTGATTAAACCGTATAAACTTACTTCTATTGTATCATATTCCCCCTACATTTTGGGGGAGTTTCTCAATTCTCATATGATTTCATGGCATCTTCAACTTCAGCTAAACGGATGCCAAATAATTCCAAACGCTTGAGAAGTTGCTTCCCATTGGAATAACCGATACGTAGACTTTCTCCTAGATATTCTCTGCGTTTTCGACTATCTGCCCCAGCCAAAAATCCCAATCGAATCAAGTCACTACGGCTAATATCAAAATCACTTTCTACTTCAAATTGCTCTGTTACTTGAGCCAGTGCTGTTTTCAGGTCCTCGTAGCTGGCATGTTCGATTCCTAGAGAACGTCCCTTGGTCTTAGACTTAGGCACTGCCTCGTCTCGTTTGAGAAAGGCGTGTTGCACTGTCGGAATGGTCGTCATAATCATACGACGGATTCGCTCCCCATTATAATCAGGATCTGTAAAGACAATCACCCCATGACGTTGGTGTAGACGTTGGATGCGTTCTATATCCTGGTCATTTATTGCGGAACCTCGTGTTTCATAGGTCTCCACATCAAAATAACGTTTAAGATTTGCCGTATCATCACGCCCTTCGACTACGATGACTTGGGAAATTTTCTCTTTCATGATTTATGTTCCAATCCAAAGATGCCTTCTGCATTAGCACTTGTCACAGCTGCCAATTCTTCTGTCTTCATGCCACGCAAGTCCGCGATAAAGTCCACTACATAGCGCGTGTAAGCTGTCTTGTTTTCGCGACCACGCTTGGGTGCAGGGGCTAAATAAGGGGCATCTGTTTCTACCAAAATCTTATCCAAAGGTAACTCTTTTGCTGCTTCTTGAATATCTGTTGCCTTTTTGAAGGTCACCACCCCAGAAAAGGAAATAGTCATACCCAGTTCCACAAACTTTTCAGCCCATTCCAGAGAACCAGAGAAGGAATGCATGATGCCACCACGGGGACCGACTCCTTCACTTTTGATAATCTCATAGGTATCTTCGAGCGCATCACGGGTGTGAACTACAAAAGGTAAGTCCAATTCCTTTGATAGCTGAATCTGACGACGGAAAACCTTCTCTTGAACTTCTTTAGGCGCTGTCATC from Streptococcus sp. oral taxon 061 includes these protein-coding regions:
- the rsgA gene encoding ribosome small subunit-dependent GTPase A; translation: MQGQIIKALAGFYYVESDGQVYQTRARGNFRKKGHTPYVGDWVDFSAEENSEGYILKIHERKNSLVRPPIVNIDQAVVIMSVKEPDFNSNLLDRFLVLLEHKGIHPIVYISKMDLLEDRRELDFYEKTYRAIGYDFVTSKEELLPLLTGKITVFMGQTGVGKSTLLNKIAPDLNLETGEISDSLGRGRHTTRAVSFYNLNGGKIADTPGFSSLDYEVTTAEDLNQAFPEIASVSRDCKFRTCTHTHEPSCAVKPAVEEGIIATFRFDNYLQFLSEIENRRETYKKVSKKIPK
- the rsmA gene encoding 16S rRNA (adenine(1518)-N(6)/adenine(1519)-N(6))-dimethyltransferase RsmA — translated: MRIADYSVTKAVLERHGFTFKKSFGQNFLTDTNILQKIVDTAEIDDQVNVIEIGPGIGALTEFLAERAAQVMAFEIDHRLVPILADTLRDFDNVTVVNEDILKVDLAQHIQNFKNPDLPIKVVANLPYYITTPILMHLIESGIPFSEFVVMMQKEVADRISAKPNTKAYGSLSIAVQYYMTAKVAFIVPRTVFVPAPNVDSAILKMVRRPEPAVAVEDEKFFFKVSKASFIHRRKTLWNNLTGYFGKTDEIKDKLTKALDQAGLSPSVRGEALGLEEFASLADALKGQGL
- a CDS encoding dimethyladenosine transferase, with translation MANRSYIYLKNGDEARILTEGIYTIPYFWQLFWDEEDLKAPIALWETAEKLEEDEEQAEKFYQEQNVDILLPIEKFQQNALQNRSFLEDNVPQALKLYDAFVRYILANVKDGDVLGFDLLDVVFMDQVSVVADKLLKNIRAIRENQPKDLDFSLTDKNLIGLAMGFPDYYASELLPEDNILDSVAYQDELNKMNPQDDKQGDDMTGADTKANKWRNGIVYLLILALVIRLIFYMMVKR
- a CDS encoding SseB family protein encodes the protein MGIFDFLKKTETTKTTESNKETEEAKGNACLGVLDLFPMKETNQLLIVGSLEGSIKVGDQLQFCNPDQGMEILGSVEVKKLSSQNKDADSLTDEVLAHLVVDRIPSLDKLKKGSVLFSSGIEEEQKLSSYSDALYRAFVAIQEGQLTNEDYLASSLDDSVEILRLFLWKCRQNQETESEESYQANTRKLERLAEIVKDKLLAADSVYAVYSEKTGEPYLFSTTYDRGEEGYLCTDPMIMLLTPSWYRQFKETIDSRPNSVVKLIENTEDKKGIENFLGTAFYLNGALGAIFNSKEVSISASALVQKPDFSDLPEIQVPVMNPDLVRWMLLMGQLDSPTTEDEEVIYKLYYKFFSEAMLKAKFLIPLDAASEFKDDSQEGSSFVLEKDSSFNIPVKEGKDGRNSVPVFTDWKRLRMVFDEKWNGMIEEAGGMIEGFDYAINPTEYYEAGAYVSLTAFRDMQKLSEEQEGRAQD
- the rnmV gene encoding ribonuclease M5, with protein sequence MKEKISQVIVVEGRDDTANLKRYFDVETYETRGSAINDQDIERIQRLHQRHGVIVFTDPDYNGERIRRMIMTTIPTVQHAFLKRDEAVPKSKTKGRSLGIEHASYEDLKTALAQVTEQFEVESDFDISRSDLIRLGFLAGADSRKRREYLGESLRIGYSNGKQLLKRLELFGIRLAEVEDAMKSYEN
- a CDS encoding TatD family hydrolase: MIFDTHTHLNIEEFLGREEEELALAAEMGVTRMNIVGFDKPTIERALELVEEYDQLYATIGWHPTEAGDYTEDIENYLLEKLKHPKVVALGEIGLDYHWMTAPKEVQEKVFRRQIQLSKELDLPFVVHTRDALEDTYEIIKSEGVGPRGGIMHSFSGSLEWAEKFVELGMTISFSGVVTFKKATDIQEAAKELPLDKILVETDAPYLAPAPKRGRENKTAYTRYVVDFIADLRGMKTEELAAVTSANAEGIFGLEHKS